Proteins from a genomic interval of Phocoena phocoena chromosome 20, mPhoPho1.1, whole genome shotgun sequence:
- the SIGLEC11 gene encoding sialic acid-binding Ig-like lectin 11 → MDRLLLLLLPLLREGSLQQDPWYQLQVQESVTVQEGLCVLVPCTVSYPSLGRTDSTPIYGEWFRKVDRPSQMDLPMATNNPGRGVKKKRKIPFHLLGDPGANNCSLGIADARKGDSGNYYFQLMRSDVKHSYKNNLLIVNVTALTRTPDIYIKEPLESGSSSHVTCSVPGACDRATPPTISWTGAALRPPGLDSKGAYNSSEILLTPGPQDHGTNLTCRVTFRRAGVSTERTVMLNVSYAPQNLTISISRGNGTELKYLGNGSSLPVLEGESLRLACVTDSNPPATLSWSWGSRTLSPSHPSNPGVLQVPRVVSGHEGEFTCLAQHPQGSLRTSVRLSVQNAPQLLGPSCSQEDEGLHCDCSSRAQPAPSLRWRLGEGLLEGNFSNASFKVTSSSAGPWANSSLCLREGLSSGLRLGCEAQNVHGAQSATVLLLPGKPKLGGEFVLGAVGGAGIAGLLSLCSCLIFFTVKTFRKVPGEKDAPSLLGPTSQGYQHECPPGSLRDLPLPVVAAPTSGVERELHYASLSFYMLRPREPQDQEAASTTEYAEIKIHK, encoded by the exons ATGGAcaggttgctgctgctgctgctgcccctgcTACGGGAGG GGTCCCTGCAGCAGGATCCGTGGTACCAGCTGCAAGTGCAGGAATCGgtgacagtgcaggagggtttgtGTGTCCTTGTGCCCTGCACCGTCTCCTATCCCTCGCTTGGCCGGACCGACTCTACACCCATTTATGGTGAATGGTTCCGGAAAGTGGATAGACCATCCCAAATGGACCTTCCCATGGCCACAAACAACCCAGGCAGGGgagtaaaaaagaagagaaaaatcccaTTCCACCTCCTTGGGGACCCTGGGGCGAACAACTGCTCCCTGGGCATCGCAGACGCCCGGAAGGGGGACAGTGGAAACTATTATTTTCAGCTGATGAGAAGTGATGTGAAACATAGTTACAAAAATAACCTGCTCATTGTGAACGTGACAG cgCTGACACGGACCCCCGATATCTACATCAAGGAGCCCCTGGAGTCCGGCTCTAGCAGCCACGTGACGTGCTCCGTGCCAGGGGCCTGTGACCGGGCCACGCCGCCCACCAtctcctggaccggggctgcCCTCCGCCCCCCGGGACTGGACTCGAAGGGGGCCTATAACTCCTCGGAGATCCTGCTCACCCCCGGCCCGCAGGACCACGGCACCAACCTCACCTGCCGGGTGACCTTCCGCAGGGCTGGCGTGAGCACGGAGAGGACCGTCATGCTCAACGTGTCCT ACGCCCCCCAGAACCTGACCATCAGCATCTCCCGAGGAAATGGCACAG agctGAAATACCTGGGGAACGGCTCATCTCTTCCTGTCCTGGAAGGAGAATCTCTGCGCCTGGCCTGTGTCACCGACAGCAACCCCCCAGCCACACTGAGCTGGTCCTGGGGGAGCCGGACCCTGAGCCCCTCACATCCCTCGAACCCTGGGGTCCTGCAGGTGCCCCGGGTGGTGTCGGGCCATGAAGGCGAATTCACCTGCCTAGCTCAGCATCCTCAGGGCTCCCTGCGGACCTCCGTGCGTCTCTCCGTGCAGA ACGCCCCGCAGCTGCTGGGACCCTCCTGCTCCCAGGAGGATGAGGGTCTGCACTGCGACTGTTCCTCCCGAGCCCAGCCGGCCCCCTCCCTGCGctggcggctgggggaggggctgctggaggGGAATTTCAGCAACGCCTCCTTCAAGGTCACCTCCAGCTCGGCTGGGCCCTGGGCCAACAGCTCCCTGTGCCTCCGCGAGGGGCTCAGCTCCGGCCTCAGACTCGGCTGCGAGGCCCAGAACGTCCACGGGGCCCAGAGTGCCACTGTTCTGCTGCTGCCAG ggaagcccaagcttggAGGAGAATTCGTTCTGGGGGCCGTCGGAGGAGCTGGCATCGCTGGCCTGCTCAGTCTCTGTTCCTGCCTCATCTTCTTCAC AGTGAAGACCTTCAGGAAGGTCCCCGGTGAGAAGGATGCGCCCTCCCTGCTGGGTCCCACCTCCCAG GGTTACCAGCATGAGTGTCCTCCAGGCAGCCTCCGGGACCTCCCCCTACCAGTGGTGGCCGCCCCCACATCTGGGGTGGAACGTGAGCTCCATTACGCCTCCCTCAGTTTCTACATGCTGAGGCCCCGGGAGCCTCAGGACCAGGAGGCCGCCAGCACCACCGAATATGCTGAGATCAAGATCCATAAATGA
- the ATF5 gene encoding cyclic AMP-dependent transcription factor ATF-5, giving the protein MSLLATLGLELDRTLLPASGLGWLVDYGKLPLAPAPLGPYEVLGGALEGGLPAGGEPLAGDSFSDWMTERVDFTALLPLEPPLPSGALPPPSPPPPDLEVMASLLKKELEQMEDFLDAPLLPPSSPPPTQPAPAPALSLPLPLPTFDLPPTPAPDTLDLLAIYCRSEAEQGDSGLAPLCPPQQPPSPPPQPSRPTPYPNPAATRGDRKQKKRDQNKSAALRYRQRKRAEGEALEGECQGLEARNRELRERAESVEREIQYIKDLLIEVYKARSQRTRPS; this is encoded by the exons ATGTCACTCCTGGCGAccctggggctggagctggacAGGACCCTGCTCCCAGCTAGCGGGCTGGGCTGGCTCGTAGACTATGGGAAACtccccctggcccctgcccccctGGGCCCCTATGAGGTCCTTGGGGGAGCCCTAGAGGGCGGGCTTCCAGCGGGGGGAGAGCCCCTGGCAG GCGACAGCTTCTCTGACTGGATGACCGAGAGGGTGGACTTTACAGCCCTCCTCCCTCTGGAGCCCCCCTTGCCCTCAggtgccctccccccaccttccccacccccacctgacCTGGAAGTTATGGCCTCCCTCCTCAAGAAGGAGCTGGAGCAGATGGAAGACTTCCTTGATGCCCCACTCCTCCCACCATCCTCCCCACCTCCGACACAGCCAGCACCGGCACccgccctctcccttcccctccccctgcccaccttTGACCTCCCCCCGACCCCGGCCCCGGACACCCTCGACTTGCTGGCCATCTACTGCCGCAGTGAGGCCGAGCAGGGGGACTCGGGGTTGGCGCCCCTGTGCCCCCCACAGCaacccccttctcctccccctcaaccctcccgccccaccccctaccccaatCCTGCCGCCACCCGAGGGGACCGCAAGCAAAAGAAGAGAGACCAGAACAAGTCAGCAGCTCTGAGGTACCGCCAGAGGAAGCGTGCAGAGGGCGAGGCCCTGGAGGGCgagtgccaggggctggaggcccGGAACCGGGAGCTGAGGGAGAGGGCTGAGTCGGTGGAGCGGGAGATCCAGTACATCAAGGATCTGCTTATCGAAGTGTACAAGGCTCGAAGCCAGAGGACCCGGCCCAGCTAG